From one Magnolia sinica isolate HGM2019 chromosome 18, MsV1, whole genome shotgun sequence genomic stretch:
- the LOC131232714 gene encoding peroxisomal nicotinamide adenine dinucleotide carrier-like isoform X2: MPFAYGQYIKHHIFLNGLKKFDCRVFIFTILLVLVALFRLVIRTEGWGGLYSGLKPSLFGTAASQGIYYYFYQVFKNKAENIAAARKKRGLGDGTVGMFSWLVVAAIAGSLNVLLTNPIWVLVTRMQTHTQAEKKIMEAKSEAILREASESGSMDLSKFEDKLAELDSTKPRPFGTLHAVREVYFEAGITGFWKGIIPTLIMVCNPSIQFMIYESSLKHLKAKRAANKRELKNVNALEVFLLGALAKLGATVSTYPLLVVKSRLQAKQEIGLNSALRYTGTLDAIIKMVRYEGLHGFYRGMSTKIVQSVFAASVLFMVKEELVKAILILAGGSRKILLNIAK; this comes from the exons ATGCCTTTTGCTTACGGGCAATATATCAAACATCACATTTTTCTTAATGGATTAAAAAAATTTGATTGCAGGGTATTCATATTTACCATCCTGCTTGTCCTTGTAGCCCTGTTTAGACTG GTTATAAGAACTGAAGGTTGGGGTGGATTGTATAGTGGGCTGAAGCCTTCCTTGTTTGGTACTGCAGCATCTCAG GGAATTTATTACTATTTCTATCAGGTATTCAAAAACAAGGCAGAGAATATTGCAGCTGCTCGTAAAAAGAGAGGGCTTGGTGATGGTACAGTTGGTATGTTTTCATGGCTCGTTGTGGCAGCTATTGCTGG GTCGTTGAATGTTTTGCTCACAAATCCAATATGGGTACTTGTGACACGTATGCAG acTCACACTCAAGCAGAGAAAAAAATTATGGAGGCAAAGAGTGAAGCTATATTGAGGGAAGCTAGTGAAAGTGGTTCGATGGATCTTTCAAAATTTGAAGACAAGTTGGCAGAACTTGATTCAACCAAGCCTCGTCCATTTGGAACGTTACATGCG GTGCgagaagtttattttgaagcaggcataacaGGATTTTGGAAAGGCATTATTCCAACTCTTATCATG GTATGCAATCCATCAATCCAATTTATGATTTATGAAAGCTCATTAAAGCACCTGAAGGCAAAGCGTGCTGCAAACAAACGAGAGCTAAAAAATGTGAATGCGTTGGAG GTTTTCCTACTGGGGGCCTTGGCAAAACTGGGAGCAACTGTCTCAACATACCCCTTGCTGGTTGTTAAG TCAAGGCTTCAAGCAAAGCAAGAGATAGGTTTGAACAGTGCACTGAGATACACAG GTACCTTGGATGCAATAATTAAGATGGTCCGTTATGAGGGGCTGCATGGTTTTTACAGAGGGATGAGCACAAAAATAGTACAGAGCGTTTTTGCTGCCTCAGTTCTTTTCATGGTGAAGGAGGAGCTAGTTAAGGCAATATTAATACTCGCAGGTGGGAGCCGGAAAATTCTCTTAAATATAGCGAAATGA
- the LOC131232714 gene encoding peroxisomal nicotinamide adenine dinucleotide carrier-like isoform X1 codes for MSNALVNGLAGAGGGIIAQIITYPLQTVNTRQQTERVAKQKGLITLDGSRSSPATRGTIFQILQVIRTEGWGGLYSGLKPSLFGTAASQGIYYYFYQVFKNKAENIAAARKKRGLGDGTVGMFSWLVVAAIAGSLNVLLTNPIWVLVTRMQTHTQAEKKIMEAKSEAILREASESGSMDLSKFEDKLAELDSTKPRPFGTLHAVREVYFEAGITGFWKGIIPTLIMVCNPSIQFMIYESSLKHLKAKRAANKRELKNVNALEVFLLGALAKLGATVSTYPLLVVKSRLQAKQEIGLNSALRYTGTLDAIIKMVRYEGLHGFYRGMSTKIVQSVFAASVLFMVKEELVKAILILAGGSRKILLNIAK; via the exons ATGTCAAACGCCTTGGTCAATGGATTGGCTGGAGCTGGTGGAGGCATTATTGCTCAGATCATCACCTATCCCCTACAgact GTGAATACTCGCCAACAAACTGAACGGGTTGCAAAGCAGAAGGGCCTCATCACCTTAGATGGTTCCAGGTCATCTCCTGCCACCAGAGGAACCATTTTCCAAATTCTTCAG GTTATAAGAACTGAAGGTTGGGGTGGATTGTATAGTGGGCTGAAGCCTTCCTTGTTTGGTACTGCAGCATCTCAG GGAATTTATTACTATTTCTATCAGGTATTCAAAAACAAGGCAGAGAATATTGCAGCTGCTCGTAAAAAGAGAGGGCTTGGTGATGGTACAGTTGGTATGTTTTCATGGCTCGTTGTGGCAGCTATTGCTGG GTCGTTGAATGTTTTGCTCACAAATCCAATATGGGTACTTGTGACACGTATGCAG acTCACACTCAAGCAGAGAAAAAAATTATGGAGGCAAAGAGTGAAGCTATATTGAGGGAAGCTAGTGAAAGTGGTTCGATGGATCTTTCAAAATTTGAAGACAAGTTGGCAGAACTTGATTCAACCAAGCCTCGTCCATTTGGAACGTTACATGCG GTGCgagaagtttattttgaagcaggcataacaGGATTTTGGAAAGGCATTATTCCAACTCTTATCATG GTATGCAATCCATCAATCCAATTTATGATTTATGAAAGCTCATTAAAGCACCTGAAGGCAAAGCGTGCTGCAAACAAACGAGAGCTAAAAAATGTGAATGCGTTGGAG GTTTTCCTACTGGGGGCCTTGGCAAAACTGGGAGCAACTGTCTCAACATACCCCTTGCTGGTTGTTAAG TCAAGGCTTCAAGCAAAGCAAGAGATAGGTTTGAACAGTGCACTGAGATACACAG GTACCTTGGATGCAATAATTAAGATGGTCCGTTATGAGGGGCTGCATGGTTTTTACAGAGGGATGAGCACAAAAATAGTACAGAGCGTTTTTGCTGCCTCAGTTCTTTTCATGGTGAAGGAGGAGCTAGTTAAGGCAATATTAATACTCGCAGGTGGGAGCCGGAAAATTCTCTTAAATATAGCGAAATGA
- the LOC131232714 gene encoding peroxisomal nicotinamide adenine dinucleotide carrier-like isoform X5, with the protein MMEFLFAVFIFTILLVLVALFRLVIRTEGWGGLYSGLKPSLFGTAASQGIYYYFYQVFKNKAENIAAARKKRGLGDGTVGMFSWLVVAAIAGSLNVLLTNPIWVLVTRMQTHTQAEKKIMEAKSEAILREASESGSMDLSKFEDKLAELDSTKPRPFGTLHAVREVYFEAGITGFWKGIIPTLIMVCNPSIQFMIYESSLKHLKAKRAANKRELKNVNALEVFLLGALAKLGATVSTYPLLVVKSRLQAKQEIGLNSALRYTGTLDAIIKMVRYEGLHGFYRGMSTKIVQSVFAASVLFMVKEELVKAILILAGGSRKILLNIAK; encoded by the exons ATGATGGAGTTCCTATTTGC GGTATTCATATTTACCATCCTGCTTGTCCTTGTAGCCCTGTTTAGACTG GTTATAAGAACTGAAGGTTGGGGTGGATTGTATAGTGGGCTGAAGCCTTCCTTGTTTGGTACTGCAGCATCTCAG GGAATTTATTACTATTTCTATCAGGTATTCAAAAACAAGGCAGAGAATATTGCAGCTGCTCGTAAAAAGAGAGGGCTTGGTGATGGTACAGTTGGTATGTTTTCATGGCTCGTTGTGGCAGCTATTGCTGG GTCGTTGAATGTTTTGCTCACAAATCCAATATGGGTACTTGTGACACGTATGCAG acTCACACTCAAGCAGAGAAAAAAATTATGGAGGCAAAGAGTGAAGCTATATTGAGGGAAGCTAGTGAAAGTGGTTCGATGGATCTTTCAAAATTTGAAGACAAGTTGGCAGAACTTGATTCAACCAAGCCTCGTCCATTTGGAACGTTACATGCG GTGCgagaagtttattttgaagcaggcataacaGGATTTTGGAAAGGCATTATTCCAACTCTTATCATG GTATGCAATCCATCAATCCAATTTATGATTTATGAAAGCTCATTAAAGCACCTGAAGGCAAAGCGTGCTGCAAACAAACGAGAGCTAAAAAATGTGAATGCGTTGGAG GTTTTCCTACTGGGGGCCTTGGCAAAACTGGGAGCAACTGTCTCAACATACCCCTTGCTGGTTGTTAAG TCAAGGCTTCAAGCAAAGCAAGAGATAGGTTTGAACAGTGCACTGAGATACACAG GTACCTTGGATGCAATAATTAAGATGGTCCGTTATGAGGGGCTGCATGGTTTTTACAGAGGGATGAGCACAAAAATAGTACAGAGCGTTTTTGCTGCCTCAGTTCTTTTCATGGTGAAGGAGGAGCTAGTTAAGGCAATATTAATACTCGCAGGTGGGAGCCGGAAAATTCTCTTAAATATAGCGAAATGA
- the LOC131232714 gene encoding peroxisomal nicotinamide adenine dinucleotide carrier-like isoform X6, with product MERVFIFTILLVLVALFRLVIRTEGWGGLYSGLKPSLFGTAASQGIYYYFYQVFKNKAENIAAARKKRGLGDGTVGMFSWLVVAAIAGSLNVLLTNPIWVLVTRMQTHTQAEKKIMEAKSEAILREASESGSMDLSKFEDKLAELDSTKPRPFGTLHAVREVYFEAGITGFWKGIIPTLIMVCNPSIQFMIYESSLKHLKAKRAANKRELKNVNALEVFLLGALAKLGATVSTYPLLVVKSRLQAKQEIGLNSALRYTGTLDAIIKMVRYEGLHGFYRGMSTKIVQSVFAASVLFMVKEELVKAILILAGGSRKILLNIAK from the exons ATGGAAAG GGTATTCATATTTACCATCCTGCTTGTCCTTGTAGCCCTGTTTAGACTG GTTATAAGAACTGAAGGTTGGGGTGGATTGTATAGTGGGCTGAAGCCTTCCTTGTTTGGTACTGCAGCATCTCAG GGAATTTATTACTATTTCTATCAGGTATTCAAAAACAAGGCAGAGAATATTGCAGCTGCTCGTAAAAAGAGAGGGCTTGGTGATGGTACAGTTGGTATGTTTTCATGGCTCGTTGTGGCAGCTATTGCTGG GTCGTTGAATGTTTTGCTCACAAATCCAATATGGGTACTTGTGACACGTATGCAG acTCACACTCAAGCAGAGAAAAAAATTATGGAGGCAAAGAGTGAAGCTATATTGAGGGAAGCTAGTGAAAGTGGTTCGATGGATCTTTCAAAATTTGAAGACAAGTTGGCAGAACTTGATTCAACCAAGCCTCGTCCATTTGGAACGTTACATGCG GTGCgagaagtttattttgaagcaggcataacaGGATTTTGGAAAGGCATTATTCCAACTCTTATCATG GTATGCAATCCATCAATCCAATTTATGATTTATGAAAGCTCATTAAAGCACCTGAAGGCAAAGCGTGCTGCAAACAAACGAGAGCTAAAAAATGTGAATGCGTTGGAG GTTTTCCTACTGGGGGCCTTGGCAAAACTGGGAGCAACTGTCTCAACATACCCCTTGCTGGTTGTTAAG TCAAGGCTTCAAGCAAAGCAAGAGATAGGTTTGAACAGTGCACTGAGATACACAG GTACCTTGGATGCAATAATTAAGATGGTCCGTTATGAGGGGCTGCATGGTTTTTACAGAGGGATGAGCACAAAAATAGTACAGAGCGTTTTTGCTGCCTCAGTTCTTTTCATGGTGAAGGAGGAGCTAGTTAAGGCAATATTAATACTCGCAGGTGGGAGCCGGAAAATTCTCTTAAATATAGCGAAATGA
- the LOC131232714 gene encoding peroxisomal nicotinamide adenine dinucleotide carrier-like isoform X3 codes for MSNALVNGLAGAGGGIIAQIITYPLQTVNTRQQTERVAKQKGLITLDGSRSSPATRGTIFQILQVIRTEGWGGLYSGLKPSLFGTAASQGIYYYFYQVFKNKAENIAAARKKRGLGDGTVGMFSWLVVAAIAGSLNVLLTNPIWVLVTRMQTHTQAEKKIMEAKSEAILREASESGSMDLSKFEDKLAELDSTKPRPFGTLHAVREVYFEAGITGFWKGIIPTLIMVCNPSIQFMIYESSLKHLKAKRAANKRELKNVNALEVFLLGALAKLGATVSTYPLLVVKSRLQAKQEIGLNSALRYTVSNIADFSDNFLNYFSTEAYTTNLFRYLGCNN; via the exons ATGTCAAACGCCTTGGTCAATGGATTGGCTGGAGCTGGTGGAGGCATTATTGCTCAGATCATCACCTATCCCCTACAgact GTGAATACTCGCCAACAAACTGAACGGGTTGCAAAGCAGAAGGGCCTCATCACCTTAGATGGTTCCAGGTCATCTCCTGCCACCAGAGGAACCATTTTCCAAATTCTTCAG GTTATAAGAACTGAAGGTTGGGGTGGATTGTATAGTGGGCTGAAGCCTTCCTTGTTTGGTACTGCAGCATCTCAG GGAATTTATTACTATTTCTATCAGGTATTCAAAAACAAGGCAGAGAATATTGCAGCTGCTCGTAAAAAGAGAGGGCTTGGTGATGGTACAGTTGGTATGTTTTCATGGCTCGTTGTGGCAGCTATTGCTGG GTCGTTGAATGTTTTGCTCACAAATCCAATATGGGTACTTGTGACACGTATGCAG acTCACACTCAAGCAGAGAAAAAAATTATGGAGGCAAAGAGTGAAGCTATATTGAGGGAAGCTAGTGAAAGTGGTTCGATGGATCTTTCAAAATTTGAAGACAAGTTGGCAGAACTTGATTCAACCAAGCCTCGTCCATTTGGAACGTTACATGCG GTGCgagaagtttattttgaagcaggcataacaGGATTTTGGAAAGGCATTATTCCAACTCTTATCATG GTATGCAATCCATCAATCCAATTTATGATTTATGAAAGCTCATTAAAGCACCTGAAGGCAAAGCGTGCTGCAAACAAACGAGAGCTAAAAAATGTGAATGCGTTGGAG GTTTTCCTACTGGGGGCCTTGGCAAAACTGGGAGCAACTGTCTCAACATACCCCTTGCTGGTTGTTAAG TCAAGGCTTCAAGCAAAGCAAGAGATAGGTTTGAACAGTGCACTGAGATACACAG TTTCCAACATTGCCGACTTTTCTGACAACTTCCTAAACTACTTTTCCACTGAAGCATACACCACCAATCTTTTTAG GTACCTTGGATGCAATAATTAA
- the LOC131232714 gene encoding peroxisomal nicotinamide adenine dinucleotide carrier-like isoform X4 yields the protein MDTALFMLGPPDERLGVFIFTILLVLVALFRLVIRTEGWGGLYSGLKPSLFGTAASQGIYYYFYQVFKNKAENIAAARKKRGLGDGTVGMFSWLVVAAIAGSLNVLLTNPIWVLVTRMQTHTQAEKKIMEAKSEAILREASESGSMDLSKFEDKLAELDSTKPRPFGTLHAVREVYFEAGITGFWKGIIPTLIMVCNPSIQFMIYESSLKHLKAKRAANKRELKNVNALEVFLLGALAKLGATVSTYPLLVVKSRLQAKQEIGLNSALRYTGTLDAIIKMVRYEGLHGFYRGMSTKIVQSVFAASVLFMVKEELVKAILILAGGSRKILLNIAK from the exons ATGGATACAGCCCTTTTCATGctaggcccaccagatgaacggctcGG GGTATTCATATTTACCATCCTGCTTGTCCTTGTAGCCCTGTTTAGACTG GTTATAAGAACTGAAGGTTGGGGTGGATTGTATAGTGGGCTGAAGCCTTCCTTGTTTGGTACTGCAGCATCTCAG GGAATTTATTACTATTTCTATCAGGTATTCAAAAACAAGGCAGAGAATATTGCAGCTGCTCGTAAAAAGAGAGGGCTTGGTGATGGTACAGTTGGTATGTTTTCATGGCTCGTTGTGGCAGCTATTGCTGG GTCGTTGAATGTTTTGCTCACAAATCCAATATGGGTACTTGTGACACGTATGCAG acTCACACTCAAGCAGAGAAAAAAATTATGGAGGCAAAGAGTGAAGCTATATTGAGGGAAGCTAGTGAAAGTGGTTCGATGGATCTTTCAAAATTTGAAGACAAGTTGGCAGAACTTGATTCAACCAAGCCTCGTCCATTTGGAACGTTACATGCG GTGCgagaagtttattttgaagcaggcataacaGGATTTTGGAAAGGCATTATTCCAACTCTTATCATG GTATGCAATCCATCAATCCAATTTATGATTTATGAAAGCTCATTAAAGCACCTGAAGGCAAAGCGTGCTGCAAACAAACGAGAGCTAAAAAATGTGAATGCGTTGGAG GTTTTCCTACTGGGGGCCTTGGCAAAACTGGGAGCAACTGTCTCAACATACCCCTTGCTGGTTGTTAAG TCAAGGCTTCAAGCAAAGCAAGAGATAGGTTTGAACAGTGCACTGAGATACACAG GTACCTTGGATGCAATAATTAAGATGGTCCGTTATGAGGGGCTGCATGGTTTTTACAGAGGGATGAGCACAAAAATAGTACAGAGCGTTTTTGCTGCCTCAGTTCTTTTCATGGTGAAGGAGGAGCTAGTTAAGGCAATATTAATACTCGCAGGTGGGAGCCGGAAAATTCTCTTAAATATAGCGAAATGA